One Streptococcus sp. VT 162 genomic window, TCGAACTTGGATTCATTTCGAGCCTCAAGGAAAATAGCCCCTGTAGCTGCAAATTCTCCCTTGGAATCCTTGTTCAGGTATTTTTCATTGTCTTTGGCTTGAACTAAGGGATAGTCGATATTGGTGCCATAGACATTGATCCAACCGAGAACCTCTGGATTGACTTGCTGTAGCTTGTGAAAGCCAGAAAAACTAGCAAGCTCATCCTTCTCACTGGTACTAACAGGTCTATAGGCCTCATACTCACTTGATGAAGCCTGAGAATAAACCTGATTGGCATCCCAGAGGGCGTAGAAACCAAAGAGAAAGACTAAGGCTGTCAAGAGGAGCAAGATATGATTCATCAATGCATCTACAGCAAGTACCAGACGCCTAGACAAACTCCTTTTGGGTTTCTCACGCTTGATTTTCATCGGTCAAACCACTTGCTTAAGCTTGTCTGCGTTTTTTAGACAAAACAACAAATCCAGCCAAACCAAGACCAATCATCAAGATGAAAGGAAGGTTGTCAATCAAGAGACCAGTAGGGGTAACATTTGGCAAGCTATTTGTAATGGTATTATCATTTGTCTTTTCACCGACTAAAATACTAGTTTGAGTAAAATCAGCTGAAGCTGTACCCGTTTGATTCCTTATAACTCCATTTTCATTATATGAGGCTGTTGCTTTATAACCTTGAGATCCTGATTCAACTAGTTTATAGCGAGTACCTGCAGGTAGATTGTCAAATACCAAAGATTGATCATGGTGAAGGGTAATTGTTTTTTCTTTCCCATTCTCAAATGTATAAGATGTGGAACCAACTTGTCCGACAAATGTACCTTGATCATCTGTTGAAGCTTTTGTAAAAGTTAACTTAAAGGTAAAGTCTTTTGTTTTATCAGCCGAATCACCTTCTACCAATTTTTTGATTACTAAAGATTTTGCTCCTGGATTGAAATTTTCTGGTTTTGGTTTATTTGGTGTTGGTTCATTTGGATTTGTGATTTTACCCGCATTTTTCCTGTAAGTATTTACAAATAAATCATATTTATAAAGTTCGCCCTTCTCAGATGGTTTTACTTTAGCAGTAGAACTTGTAGACACTAGTTTGAAATATACAGATGAAATATAAACACCTGAGCTTTGCTTATTTTTTACAATAACGTGCATTTCATAGCTACGATTATCATATGTCATAGAATCAATTGGTACGCTATTTTTCAGAATTTGTGCCCAACCAACATTTTGAGTTTCTGCTACAGTATAAACATATTCTCCGGCGTGTGTGTAGGTTACGCTTTCGAAAATATTTCCAGTATCTTTCTTAATACTAGTTTGATTTGGTTGCAAAAGATCACTTTTAGAATAAACTACATTCTTTGCAGCTATTTTTCCATTTGAATCAGAAATCGTTTCATAAGGTGCACCATTTGATGATGTACCAGTTTTTGGGGTGAAAGTAAATGTAAAAGTTGCTTCAGGTGTTGTAATTCCTTCCGCAATATTCAACACCTTATTAATAGCTACTTTTGCACTTGTTTCACCATTTGCTTTGGCAGTTGCCACATCATTATCATCCGCAAATGTTGGCACTCCTCTAAAGACCGACAAGGCGGTTACAGCTGCAATACTTGCAGTAACTAATTTTTTCAAAAATGTTTTTTTCATGATTATTCCTTTTATTTTTAAATTTCTTTTTTCATAAACTGTCATCAAAAGCCCCGTCGCCTTAGGACTGTTACCACCTTGCCATGGGTATCCTGTATAGGAATGGTTCCAAAAGCACGACTATCTACAGCCGTTGTTCGATTGTCCCCGAGGACAAAGAGTTGTCCTGCTGGGACTTTCATTGGGAAGGTAGCCCCTTCCTTATAGAGCAGCGTTTCTTTGTAGATATCCTGCTCTTGTTGAGGAGAACCGTTGATGATGAGACCATTTTCGTTTATATCGATCGTACTTCCTTCGGTTGCTATGACACGCGCCACTCTTTCCTTACCCTTATAACTATAGACGAGCAGATCACCAATCGAATAACGTTTATCCAACCTATAGTAGACAACCAAGTCGCCATCTTTTAAGGCTGGCTTCATGCCATCGTCATTGTATCTCAATAGTCCAAAGACAAAAAAGTAAAGGGTGGCCAGTACAAACCCAACCATCAGAAGCTTACTGACTAAGTAGAGGATATCTCCCCATACACTCGGCGGAGACTTATCCCGATTGACTTGTGTTACTGTTTTCTTATGTTTCTTTTTAAGTAGCATTATTTTCTCCTATGTACCACTAGATATCCGAGTAGGATTGTAAAGAAGATTCCCCCTAGAGGAAGGATTATTCCTAACATGAGTGTACTGCTGAGGAAGTCAACTCCGGTTTCAGGCACGCTATTCTTATTATTCGTGACTGTCGCGGACTTGTCTCCATCCAGCTTGCCTTCTTGATTTTCATAAGATACCTGATATCCACTAGAAGAGTTTGATTCCTCTTCTACGGTATAGTGACTATTGAGTGGAAGTCCATCAATTTTTATGGTTTGATCTTTGTTTAGATCAATAGACACTCGACCATTCGTAAATTGCAGAGGGGTTCTTTTATTATTTACCGTTGCAGTATAGGTTCCATTCAGTGGACTATTCTGAGCATCCCTAATGTTAATGGTAATCTTGAAGGATTTTAATAGGTTGGCAAATACACCCGTAACCTTTTTTGTAACTGATAAACTTGGAAGCTTGTGATTCGTGACAATACTGGTTTCGTCTTTATTCAGATCGCCCTCTTGATTCTCATATGTAACGTGGTAACCGTTCGTTGATGCCGCTTCTTCTTCAACCTTGTAATGGGTTCCTCGAGGAAGATAGCTTAGAATACCTTTCCAACGTTTTCGTTTTTCGACACGGATCTCCGCTTCTCCATTCACAACAGTTATATCGCCAAAAGTTCCATTCAATGGTGTAGAATCAGGAGAGGTTAGTTTTACCTTAATCCTAAACTCTTTGTTCAAGTTACTTTCAGCTTCCAACACTTTCTTAATCGTCAGACTTGGCAATTGTTTATAGATTACCTTGAAGGATGGTTTAGTTTCTGTACCAACATTTTTTATTTCTTTGGTAAAGGCTGGGACGTCCGGTGCAATTAAATCGTATTGATATCCTTTGGCAACTTTTTCAAAGTTCCTCGTTTCATTAAAGATATTTGTTCTAACATTTACATTAGTCTTTCGATAGTCTTGATTATCAGGACCTCCGTTCTTGTTCTTTTGAACCAGTTTCAGTTCAATATTACTCGGTTGATCAGCTGTAATAACAGTTCTCGCACCCGTCACACCTTGCCATTCAACTTCCACTGGTACCGTTAATGGATCTGAAGGCTTAAAGGTTGGGTTGTCAGAGTATTCTTTGGTCTTGGTTTGAGAGGTGCCTATTCCATAGGAATAGGTGACACTGGCACCTTTATTGGAGTAGAGTTTATTGACATCAGAACCTTCAGCATCACCAGCCTCTAGTTTTTTATCACCAGCAATGGCATCCAAAGCATCTTGACTAGATGTAACTTTAAATTTTAGTACATATCTAGCGCCATCTTCCAAGGAATAATTAGGAGAAAAATTAGCTGTAACCTCCACTAAACCTTCTGAACTTGTCTTGGTTTCAAAAGTTACTTGCTCGTTGCTTAATGTTTCACTGCTACCATCTTTCTCTTTAACGACACGAAACTCTGACGATCCGTTTGGTAATAGCTGGACATACTTAGAAAGAACATCCTTGATGGTCACGTGGTGGATTCCCAGTGGCAGAATCTTATCAGTAATATCTTTGAAACTGTCTTGTAACTGGTCTTCATCATTTGCAGAGAATATTTCATTTGGAATGGAGGCATTATGTTGCCTCATATAATATTGCAGACTGGTAATACTGTCGACATTGTTTGAATAACGAAATTTAATCGAATAGAAACCATCAAGTGTTGGAGCCAAGCTATATGATAGACTATTTAGATTATTATTTAATCTATCCCAAAACCACTGGGGAGCTGTTTCGATATTAGGATCTTCGTTATTGTAGTTATATATAGTGTAACCATTGGCATCGTAGACCATATTCGCAAAGCCATCTGAAAGCAAAATAACGACTTTCTTAGCATTAGATCTTGCACTTCCCATTAACTGGTTGGCCAAGGTTAATCCAGCCCCAATATTGGTCCCGGTACCAATACCTGACTCAGTACCAATGGAATTACCTCCTGCAATACTCATGTTGTATACCGCTGTTTTAGCAGCACGAGCATTGTTACTCCATCCTAAAATCGTGTTAGCATCATCCCATGGTGAAACGCCATCATAGTATTTTGTCATCCGTTCATAGGGCCAGTATGGTCTAAAAAGTCTCCATTTATTTCCATCCCAATACTGATCATTCTTTTTATTGTCAATTTTCCCACCAAATCCTACCATAGATAAACGGTTATTAGAATTGGATAGAATGGTATCAATTAAGCCCTTACGACCATTTGTTCCTTTTAGAGTATTTTTCAATGCGTCAATCCGACTGATCGTCCGTCCATCAAAAGATTGGACATCCTGATTCTGCATACTTCCTGAGAGGTCTGCTACTAAAACAACATCCAAGGGATCCGTTTGGGTCTCCGTTCCCAGTTTGGACGTGATATCCAATGACAACTCATACTTGTCATCCTGTCCTGATATCGGAGTAATTGTTTTATGAAGGGTTGTCTGAGGTTCTGTAGTAGAATCAGCATTTAACAGACTTATCGGAGCACACAAAAAGAGAATAGCTAACAGTGTAACTAAACGGCGTGCAATAATTTGAACTTTCTTAAAATCGAAGCGAATGTTCATTTTATTCTCCTTAACTAGAATGTACTAATATTGTTACTATATCAATCTAGGACATTTACAAGATAATTGTACAATAAAGTTCACGCAGTGTCAATTAATATGATTAATTTTATATTATGTTAATTAATAAAAGAGTATGATTCTTCTTTGTCTTTCAAACTATTCTATGGTAAAATGAAAAAAGAATAAAAAAATCTCATAAAATATCAATGCATATATTTTATTCTAGAATATCCAAAATTTCATTTGAAAGTCTATTGAATTTGAATTATTATATTTTTTCAAAATTCATGAAATTTTCAGAATAAGGTTTTTTCCGAAGTTTGCATTCTATTTTATGATTGTTAAAGGAGTTTTTATGACTTATCCGAACCTTTTAGATCGTTTCTTGACCTACGTTAAGGTCAATACGCGTTCTGATGAACACTCTACTACTACTCCAAGTACGCAAAGCCAGGTAGATTTTGCGACCAATGTTCTTATTCCTGAAATGAAACGTGTCGGTCTGCAAAACGTCTACTACCTTCCAAATGGTTTTGCTATTGGTACCTTACCAGCTAATGATCCCAGCCTTACACGCAAGATTGGCTTCATCTCCCACATGGATACTGCTGATTTTAATGCTGAGGGAGTTAATCCGCAAGTCATTGAAAATTACGATGGTGGAGTTATCGACTTGGGTGATTCTGGATTTAAACTCGATCCTGCTGATTTCAAGAGCCTTGAGAAATATCCAGGCCAAACGCTTATCACAACTGATGGCACGACCTTGCTGGGTGCTGATGACAAGTCAGGGATTGCTGAAATTATGACTGCTATTGAATATCTGACTGCTCATCCCGAAATCAAACACTGTGAGATTCGAGTTGGTTTTGGACCAGATGAAGAAATCGGTGTTGGAGCTAACAAATTTGATGCTGAAGACTTTAACGTTGACTTTGCCTATACTGTTGATGGTGGTCCGCTAGGTGAGCTTCAGTATGAAACTTTCTCAGCAGCTGCTGCTGAGCTTCATTTCCAAGGGCGCAATGTTCACCCTGGTACTGCTAAAGGACAGATGGTCAATGCCCTTCAGCTAGCGATTGATTTTCATAATCAACTTCCAGAGAATGACCGACCTGAATTGACAGATGGTTATCAAGGTTTCTATCATCTTATGGATGTGACAGGTAGTGTCGAGGAGGCGCGTGCAAGCTACATCATCCGTGACTTTGAAAAAGATGCCTTTGAAGCTCGTAAAGCAGCTATGCAAGCCATCGCTGACAAGATGAATCAAGAGCTTGGGAATGATCGCGTTAGCTTGACTCTGACAGACCAGTACTACAATATGAAAGAAGTCATCGAGAAAGACATGACACCCGTTACCATTGCTAAAGCTGTTATGGAAGATTTAGGGATCGCGCCAATTATCGAACCGATTCGTGGTGGAACAGATGGGTCTAAGATTTCCTTTATGGGGATCCCAACTCCTAATATCTTTGCTGGTGGTGAAAACATGCATGGACGTTTTGAATACGTCAGTCTTCAGACCATGGAGCGTGCGGTGGATACCATCATTGGTATTGTAGCTTATAAAGACTAAAAAAGACGAGGTAGCTCAGCTACTTCGTCTTTCTTTTTATTCGTTTGGTTGAGCACTTGGCTCAGTCTCACTTTTCTCTTGCTTTTCGCTTGATTGAGAAGCAGTTGTTTCACTGCCTTTCTCAGACTTAGATTGACTGTCAGTTTCACTTGCTTTTGAACGAAGTTCTTGGTTCAAGCTAATGATTTCTTTAGCTAGAGTGAGGAGACCTTCTTTATCACTACTTTTAGCTGCGAGTTGATCAAAAAGGGCATCGACACGTTCAAAGTCAGCATCAGATCCTTTGTTATCCTCTAAGTACTTGTGAAGGGAGAGCAAGATATTATAGAGTTTTTGGTAGATAATCACCGTTTGTGGATCTTGTTCTGCTTCTTTTTTCTCTCGTTGGATAGTCGCTGCAATACGATTTAAAAGATCCTCAAGTTGTGTTTTAGCTTCGTCAAGGTCTGCATTTTCCTTTTCAGTAGCCGCTTTGATATTAGCTGCTTCTTCAGCTAGGGATTGTTTGACACCATCTTCTTTGACACGTGCTAGGAGTTGGGCAGCTTTAGTTAGGAGAGCATCCACTTCTTCCTTCTTAACATGACTAACCCGCTCTTCTGGCATAAAATCACCGTAGAGTTCTTTTAGGAATTCATAGATGGCGGTCTTAGCAGTTTGACTATCTACTTTTTCCGTATCTAGAATAGTCTTACCAACTTTTGTAGAAACGGGTTCTTCTTTGAGAGCTTCTTCTACTTCTAACTTAGTTTGGTAAATAGTTGGGAATAACTTGTTCAAGTCGGTTGCTTTGAGGAAAGATTGTGACTGGTAAAGTTCCCATGTCAACTTGGCAACACGGTTCCGAAGTTCTTCTCTCAAACGACCATCAGACACATGTTCGTAGAAGTACTTGATGTACTCTACTGTTGTAACCCCTGTCCGATCTCGGAAATCTTGCAAGGCCTGCAGTTTCGCTTCAATGACAGCCAACTCTGTCTCATCCTGTGCTAGTTTTGCTTCCTGCAAATGTACCAAAAGATCTTTCTTAGGCAAGCCATAAGTATCTGTATCCAATGTATTGATCTTATCTACTAGAGCTTGGTACTTCTTATCTAAAGGTGAAGTTTCAACCGGTGCCACATTTTGGTCCACATGGATATACTGTTTATTAAAGAGATCCAATGCTGCTAGGTATCCAGCAGTTGAGTTTGTTGCCAATTTTTTCATATTTTCGGTGAACTGCCCCAAAGCAAGTTCAACCCGTCTCTGCATGATTGGCTGGTCTTTGTAGAGACTTCTGCTATCTGCTAAAAGTTGATCCACCTTAGATAGAACTGTTTGTTCATCAAATGCTCCAGGTTGATAGGTCGATTGTAGGGCCGGAATCTTATTTTTCAAAGCTACTTCATAGCCATTTGTCTGAACCTTAATGTAGTGATTGTGATCACCGTGAGGAATCACAAAGCTACCATTCTCTACTTGCAAACTATAAGGAGACACCCCATCACGTAGGGCAGTCGTATAAAGTTCATTTAGGAAATCCAGTTCTGGATTTCCAGTTTGGAGAGGAATACGAACATGTTCTTTTCGAACAGCATAAGGATGGATATGGGTTGGATCATAGGCTTGATCCGGATTTCCAAAGACAAAGAAGCCGTTTGAAATACGAATCGCTTCGAGCGGAACCCCGTAGGTCTGTGAGATATACTTGATTTTTTCTTCATCGCTAGCATCTCTTGAGAAACTTTCCACAGTCTTTGCAAGTGGTTGAACGTGCTGAGACTGATGATTTTCTTTCAAGTGATCTTGGGCAGCTTTGATTTGGGCTGCAGTCAAGTCCTTCTTAAAGAAATAATGAGCGTGATCTCCATGAGAAACTACAAAACCTTGCTCATCTTCACTAATAACACGGTCAGCTGCAAAACCATGATCATGTTCTTCACCGTGGTGGTGGTCATGCTCCTCTCCATCATGGTCATGGTCTTCATGGTTGGTATCCTGACTTCCATGGTCACCGTCTTGGTCATGATGATGATCTGGTTGAGCTGGATGTTCTGCTGGTTTGCTTGGATTTTCCAAAGGTGTTGGCTTCCCACTGTCGCTAGATAAAGGAATCATACGTGCAATCTTTTCTTCCAAGGCAGAAAGTTTTGTATATGGGATGAAATGATAGTGATTTCTGTGTGGAATCGCTACGCCACTTGGTGTTCTGCTCGAAATCTTAGCAGGGTCAAAAATCAAGCCATCTGATTCAGCATAACGTTGACTACTTGGAAGAGCATAGAGTTGCTGCAATAGACTTTGAAGACTCTCAGCTTGATTACTTGGTGTTTCAGCCTGTTGACTTGGGTTGGTAGTTTGACCAGTTGCGTTTGGACTAGGACGATAGTCCGTCACAGTCGGTTGTTTTCTAGTTCCAGAAAGGTAAGCTTGAGCAGCAGCTAATTCGCTAGCAGACAAGGAACTCTTTGGAATGTAGTGGTAATGTCCACCATGAGGAACGATATAAGCATCACCAGTATCCTCTATAATATCAGATGGATTAAAGATGTAGCCATCGTCGGTAGTATAACGGCCTTGTGATCGCGCAAGTGTCACTGCACTGTTAGAAGTTGGTGCATCGTGAGTATGACCTTGTTTTTGGCGTTCAATTTCGTCCTTCGTACGAATATTATCAGCATGAGCCGCATCTTTAAGGTAGACATAATACTTACCATCAACCTTGATAATGTAGCCACCTTTGATTTCATTGACAATATCAGCATCTTTCAGTTGATAATTGGCATCTTTCATCAACAGTTCTTCGCTGAAAATCGCGTCAAAAGGAACTTTACCATTGTAATAATGGAAATGATCACCATGTGAAGTCACATAACCTTGGTCTGTGATTTTCACGACAATTTGTTCAGCCTGAATGTCTTCTTTTTTGCTAACTTGGTCTGGTGTCTGGGTCTCTGTTTTTTGAGAGTCTTGCTTCCCATCGACATAAGACACACGATTTTTATCTTTGTTTCCTTCTACCTGGTGTTGGTTCAATGCATAGATGCAAAGGCTTAGGGAAAGGACAAGAGCCGATCCTGCTGCAAGGTATTTCTTCTTCATTTTCATCATCTCCTCATTTTAATTCTTCTGCAAGAACATTCATGTTTTCTTCTAGATTTTCTAAGTAAGTTTTGTCATTTTCAGGATCTGCTTCTAAAGGATTGAGGGTCTTTAGGCTAACTCCTGTTGATTTGACCAAAGTCTCAGCGACTTTAGAAGAAGCATTGCTCTCAGTAAAGATGGTTTTAACCTTATAAGTCTTAACGAATTCTTGAATTTCTGTTAGTTGTCTCGGACTTGGCTCTTGTTCAGGTGAAATCCCTGCTATACCAAGTTGTTTCAAACCAAAGCGTTTAGCGAGATAAGAAAAGGCTGTGTGTTGTGTAACAAAGGTCTTTTGACTCGCTTTTTCAAAAATAGGCTGGTACTTCTTAGTCAATTCTTGGGCTTTAGCGATAAAGTTTTTAGCATTCTTTTGATACGTCTCCTTATTAGCACTGTCAATCTCCGAAAGTTTATCCGCAATAATCTGCGCCTCTTCGCCTGCTTTTTCAGGATCTAACCAAGTGTGAGGGTCATAGAGCGTTTTTTCATCAATCCCGTCACCAGCTTCTACATCTTCCAAACCCGGTACACGCTCCAACGTCATCCCTTCAGAAGCTTCTAAAACCTTAACTTTTGAATTTTTCAAGTTAGGATCTAGACTTCCAGCCCAAGATTCGAGCGTATGAGAGTGATAGACAAAGACATCCGCATCATAAATGGCAGCAATGTCATTTGCTGATGGTTCAAAGGAGTGAATCCCACTACTTGACTGAATCATCCGTACATCATTCAAGTCACCTGATACCTCTTTGACCATGGCATAGATTGGGTAAAAACTTGTGACAATCTTCATCCCTTTTGATTCTTGTTTTTCTTTTTGGCTACATGCTCCTAAGACAAGAATCAACAGACTTGCCATTAATAGTAGAATTGTTCTTTTTTTCATCATTACTCCTTAACTAGTATTTAACCATTTAATTAACTAGTAAATAGTTTATCTTTATTTACACTATATGTCAAGATATTTTTCACATTTTCATGAAAAAAATGAGAACTAGAACTTACATTCTATTCTCATTTTCGATTTTAACTTTTCTAGTTCTCCTATCCTGTTTTTAGGATCTAGAAAATGCTTCTACCTTTACTTGCTCTCCTTTAATAAAGCCAACAACTTTTCAGCTTCAGCCATAATGGTATTGTTATCCTGAGCACCAAATAGCAGGTTATTTTTTAAGCCAGTGAGAGTTTCTTTGGCATTGGACTTGATAATGGGGTCTTGGATCTTTGCAAGTAGCTCTTCAGCCTCTCTCAACTTCGCTTCAACCTTTTCAGTCTCGACCTGAGGTTCTTCTGGTTCCTCTGGTAATTCTTCTTCCGGCTCCTCAGTTGGTTTTGGAGATTCTGGTTTCTCACTTTGAGGCTTCTCTTCGCGCGGCTTTTCTTCCTCAGGTTTGTCTGCCCGAGGTTTCTCTACTGATGGTTTATCCGTATGATTGTTATCAGCTTGACCATTTTGGTTTCTTTGAACATGGTCACTTGCATTTCCCCAACCACTATCTGAATGCGGACGTTCGTTTGGATGTTCGACATAGTACTTCACAGTCGCAAAGAGATCTTCTAGACTATACCCCTTAGGTGCCTCATAAAGTCCTTCGTCAAACCACTCAAATTTGATGTTATGGTAATGATCATAATGAGGAATGATTAAACTACCGTTTTTAACTTCCACGGTATGTTGGAGATTGTAAGGCATACGATCAAGAGGCACCTTCTTAGCTGCTTTCACGCGGTTGTAGATAGCTTCTGCTCCTTTAGTCTCTGTATTTCCTGTCGAAGGAGGTGTTAAACCTTTCTCTTTAGCATAAGCCTGGGCTGCCGCTCTTTCGGCTTCAGACAAACTATCTTTCTTAATCCAATGACTATGGGTCATATGTGGAGTTACATAGGCATCCCCCTCATCACTGGTGATATCACGGGGATCAAAGATATAGCCATCTTCTGTTGTATACTTGCCTGCCAACTTGGCTACCTGAATCTCATCATCAGTGTAGGCAATTTGCGCATTTGGTTTTCCTAAACGTTCTGGATGACGAATCGGTGCGAGAAATGCAAGTACATCTTCGACCAACTTAACTTTATCACTGCTTTCATCATTTAAACGTTCCAACAGTTTATCCAAAGCGTCAAAATCAACTTTACGACCTTTATTAGCAAGTAAGTCCTGATGAATTCTTGCTAGTAAATCATAAGCCTTATTGTAAAATCCTCGATCACCAGATGGGAGATTGGTTTTCTTAGCTCCGAGCTTATGAGCTAAACTTTCTTGCTTGGCTAGCTTACTATCAATGGCTGCAGCAGTTTCTGCTGAAAGTTCCTTGGCAGGAATATAACGTGAGGTTCCATTCTCCTCAAAGACATAGCCGTCAGCTACTTTTCGAATCGCCTGTTTAACCAATTTTTCGTCAATTGGATTGCTTGGAGATGGTTGAGGATTTGGTGCAGGTTGCGGGCTTGGACTAGGTTCCGGAGTCGGTTGTGGACTTGGTTGTTCTGGTCTTGAATCCGGCACCCTATGGTTCGAACTGTACTGTAGAGGAATAATACGAGCGATTCGTTCTTCCAATTCAGACATCTGTGAATAAGGGATGAAATGGTAATGGTTCCCATGAGGCACAGCAACTCCTCTAGCTGTTCGACTTGTAATCTGTGCTGGGTCAAAGACAAGGCCATCAGATTCTACGTGTCGTTGGCTGAGTGGCAAGGCATAAAGTTGTTTCAGAAGGCTATCAATATCCTCATCACTCTGACTTGCTTGGTTATCGTCGCTACTGTTGTTAGCTGTGTTCGTGTTCGTATAGCTATTGCCTTGATTATTATAGGATGGAGTCCATCTATCTACATCGCTGCTGGTACTGTTGTTATTGGTACGGCGATAAGTAGGCGTATTTGATTGGCCACTTCTACCAGATAGGAAGGCTTCTGCGGCAGCCAATTCGCTGGCTGATAACTCACTCTTAGGAATGTAATGGTAATGGTTGCCATGAGGAACGATATAAGCATCACCAGTATCTTCAATGATATCGGATGCATTAAAGATATATCCATCATCCGTGGTATAGCGTCCCTGTGAACGTGCCAAGGCTACCGCACCATCGTTTGCTGAAGTTCCTCCTTCACGATGCTGACTATGCTCTTGTTTTTGCCGATTGATTTCTTCTTTCGTACGGACATTATCCGCATGGGATGCGTCCTTAAGGTAAACATAGTATTTTCCATCTACCTTGATAACATAACCACCCTTGATTTCACTGATAATATCCTCGTCCTTGAGCTGGTAGTTTGGATCCTTCATCAGCAACTCTTCACTGATGATAGCGTCATAAGGGACTTTGCCATTATAGTAATGATAGTGGTCGCCATGCGAAGTGACATAGCCCTGGTCTGTTATCTTGATGACGATTTGCTCCGCATTGATGCCTTCTTTCTTGCTAACCTCATCAGGAGTCAGATTCTCCGTTTTTTGTGCCGCCTGTTTTCCATCTATATAGGAAACACGATTATTTTCTTTGACTGTTCTAGCTTGATACAGTCCCAACTCGTAAGAACAGACACTTAAAATTAAAGCTGCCGCAGAACCAGCAAGGTATTTTTTATTAATTTTCATTGAAACTCACTTTCTTTTTTGATATTTCTATTTGCAATTCATTTCTAAATTGCAGAAACTCCTCTCTATTAATTAACTGGTTAATAGTTTACTCCTAAATTTGCAACTTGTCAAGAATTTTATGAACCAGTTAAGTATTTTTTTATTCTTCACCGCTACTTTCTCTAGAATGGACTTTATATAAAAAAGATTTTCTTGAAAATTCTTTAAAAAAGCCCCTGCAACTGAGTTGCAAGGACTTTTCGATTAATCAAAATTAACGTATTCTTTTTGAAGTTCAAGGACTTCTTCCATTGTTGAGCATTCTGTAAGGGCACGGTTTGCGTACTCTTCCATCTTAGCTGTATCCAATTTCTTCATCAAGCTACGCGTACGAAGTACAGATGTTGCTGACATAGAGAACTCATCCAAGCCCATTCCGACAAGAAGTGGA contains:
- a CDS encoding phosphate-transport permease PitB, which encodes MTVYEKRNLKIKGIIMKKTFLKKLVTASIAAVTALSVFRGVPTFADDNDVATAKANGETSAKVAINKVLNIAEGITTPEATFTFTFTPKTGTSSNGAPYETISDSNGKIAAKNVVYSKSDLLQPNQTSIKKDTGNIFESVTYTHAGEYVYTVAETQNVGWAQILKNSVPIDSMTYDNRSYEMHVIVKNKQSSGVYISSVYFKLVSTSSTAKVKPSEKGELYKYDLFVNTYRKNAGKITNPNEPTPNKPKPENFNPGAKSLVIKKLVEGDSADKTKDFTFKLTFTKASTDDQGTFVGQVGSTSYTFENGKEKTITLHHDQSLVFDNLPAGTRYKLVESGSQGYKATASYNENGVIRNQTGTASADFTQTSILVGEKTNDNTITNSLPNVTPTGLLIDNLPFILMIGLGLAGFVVLSKKRRQA
- a CDS encoding signal peptidase I, giving the protein MLLKKKHKKTVTQVNRDKSPPSVWGDILYLVSKLLMVGFVLATLYFFVFGLLRYNDDGMKPALKDGDLVVYYRLDKRYSIGDLLVYSYKGKERVARVIATEGSTIDINENGLIINGSPQQEQDIYKETLLYKEGATFPMKVPAGQLFVLGDNRTTAVDSRAFGTIPIQDTHGKVVTVLRRRGF
- a CDS encoding peptidase T, with product MTYPNLLDRFLTYVKVNTRSDEHSTTTPSTQSQVDFATNVLIPEMKRVGLQNVYYLPNGFAIGTLPANDPSLTRKIGFISHMDTADFNAEGVNPQVIENYDGGVIDLGDSGFKLDPADFKSLEKYPGQTLITTDGTTLLGADDKSGIAEIMTAIEYLTAHPEIKHCEIRVGFGPDEEIGVGANKFDAEDFNVDFAYTVDGGPLGELQYETFSAAAAELHFQGRNVHPGTAKGQMVNALQLAIDFHNQLPENDRPELTDGYQGFYHLMDVTGSVEEARASYIIRDFEKDAFEARKAAMQAIADKMNQELGNDRVSLTLTDQYYNMKEVIEKDMTPVTIAKAVMEDLGIAPIIEPIRGGTDGSKISFMGIPTPNIFAGGENMHGRFEYVSLQTMERAVDTIIGIVAYKD
- a CDS encoding adhesin; this translates as MNIRFDFKKVQIIARRLVTLLAILFLCAPISLLNADSTTEPQTTLHKTITPISGQDDKYELSLDITSKLGTETQTDPLDVVLVADLSGSMQNQDVQSFDGRTISRIDALKNTLKGTNGRKGLIDTILSNSNNRLSMVGFGGKIDNKKNDQYWDGNKWRLFRPYWPYERMTKYYDGVSPWDDANTILGWSNNARAAKTAVYNMSIAGGNSIGTESGIGTGTNIGAGLTLANQLMGSARSNAKKVVILLSDGFANMVYDANGYTIYNYNNEDPNIETAPQWFWDRLNNNLNSLSYSLAPTLDGFYSIKFRYSNNVDSITSLQYYMRQHNASIPNEIFSANDEDQLQDSFKDITDKILPLGIHHVTIKDVLSKYVQLLPNGSSEFRVVKEKDGSSETLSNEQVTFETKTSSEGLVEVTANFSPNYSLEDGARYVLKFKVTSSQDALDAIAGDKKLEAGDAEGSDVNKLYSNKGASVTYSYGIGTSQTKTKEYSDNPTFKPSDPLTVPVEVEWQGVTGARTVITADQPSNIELKLVQKNKNGGPDNQDYRKTNVNVRTNIFNETRNFEKVAKGYQYDLIAPDVPAFTKEIKNVGTETKPSFKVIYKQLPSLTIKKVLEAESNLNKEFRIKVKLTSPDSTPLNGTFGDITVVNGEAEIRVEKRKRWKGILSYLPRGTHYKVEEEAASTNGYHVTYENQEGDLNKDETSIVTNHKLPSLSVTKKVTGVFANLLKSFKITINIRDAQNSPLNGTYTATVNNKRTPLQFTNGRVSIDLNKDQTIKIDGLPLNSHYTVEEESNSSSGYQVSYENQEGKLDGDKSATVTNNKNSVPETGVDFLSSTLMLGIILPLGGIFFTILLGYLVVHRRK